AAAACATATCAGTTCACTTAAGCTTTTAAAATTCAGGAAAGCGACCGGAGAATTTGTGGTTGAAGGTGAAAAAATGGTTCATGAGCTCATCATGAGCGATTACGAAATAAATGCTCTGTACGCGCTCCCTGCATGGCTGGAAGCCAATCAGGAACTGATCAGACAGAATCAATTAAATGCAGAAAAAATATCTCCAAAAGAACTTGAACGGATAAGCTCGTTTAAAACTCCAAATCAGGTACTGGCAAACGCACAAATTCCTGCCAGGATTGACCAAGAAATCAGTTTTGATGATTTGATCCTTGTTTTGGATGACATCCGTGATCCGGGCAATTTAGGAACCATTATCCGCACGGCTGACTGGTTCGCGATCAGAACGATTGTATGCTCTGTGAACACGGTTGATTTATACAATCCAAAAGTACTCCAATCAAGTATGGGATCTTTTATGCGAGTAAATGTTATTTATCAAGATCTAAAAGCTTTTATTCAAAAAGCTCGAACTGAAAAAGTGACTGTTTATGGCACCTTTCTGAATGGAATGAATATTTATGACGAAAAACTTGCTGAAAAAGGATTAATTATTATTGGCAATGAATCACAAGGCATCTCTCCTGAAATCGAAAAAATGATTGATAAGCGAA
The nucleotide sequence above comes from Bacteroidota bacterium. Encoded proteins:
- a CDS encoding RNA methyltransferase, which translates into the protein MISKGQIKHISSLKLLKFRKATGEFVVEGEKMVHELIMSDYEINALYALPAWLEANQELIRQNQLNAEKISPKELERISSFKTPNQVLANAQIPARIDQEISFDDLILVLDDIRDPGNLGTIIRTADWFAIRTIVCSVNTVDLYNPKVLQSSMGSFMRVNVIYQDLKAFIQKARTEKVTVYGTFLNGMNIYDEKLAEKGLIIIGNESQGISPEIEKMIDKRINIPSYPQNLTNQAESLNASVATAIICAEFRRSFNP